The Anomalospiza imberbis isolate Cuckoo-Finch-1a 21T00152 chromosome 2, ASM3175350v1, whole genome shotgun sequence nucleotide sequence CTGATCCCCCAGGAAATGAGGGCCACAACTCTCCTCCCAGCTGCTATATTTCTTCCCCAGGAAACCCCCAGTTTAGTCTTTCCAAAGTCCTTTCCCACCATTATCAAACCTCACATGGTTTGCTAATGTGACTTTGTTGTCTCTCTGCAGAAACCAGTGGCTTTGTAACCCTACCGCTGTTCGattcaaaagcaaatatttctctTATGCCCAAGGCAAAGCGTTGCTGCCGAGCCACTGTTCACCaagcagggtttttttgtgcAAGTGGTTGTGGCctgttgggaaaaaaaccctcattgACACATCCAAATGTATTTAGCCAGCacaagccaaaaaaaaccctaaaaaaaatctgaggtGTAAGGGAGAATTAAAGAACAGTTTGTCAGCTCTAGGAGTTCCAGGGAGATTGTTCCTCACAGCAATTAGCAGACAAGACATTGATGGTGCTGATCTGGCTTAAAGCATTAGAACTTTGGAGAGGAGAAATGTCCAGGTTGGGGTGGAGTAGAGGTTTGTGCTTCTGCTTGGGCCACAGAGAGGCAGGTGGAGCACAGGCAGAGGGCGACACACTTGTAAGGTCTGGGTCACAGCAGCTGgttaaattatctttttttttccccttttggcaGGAATTTTATGCAAGTCACACTGTGTGAAGTATGAGATGTGGGGATGATGCACTCCTGGCTATGAATGCATCAGTAAGTTCCTAACCCAAATCCCAGCCTTCACCTGGCATTTTTAATAATATCCAGATGGCAGGCTCAGGGCTTCAACTCAAGTAGATGCAtcatgaaaaaaatccagtgggGGAAAGCTTAGATGAAGGCCAGTTAATGAACACTTTGAAGCCTGTGATGTATTGAACAGTAGTTTGTCATTTGTCTTAATCATTATTGCATGACTGGCTTTTAATACCTTTTGGCAccagttttgatttttttaagagaTGGCATCATGCGTGGTTTTGCTCCTTGTTTTTTGTTGGTAAATTACCTGTGGAGAATCCTCACAGGTGGTATTTAAGGGTTTCTTCAAGAGGAAGAAATTACTTTACAACTGTTAGGTGTATTAAGCAAAAATTGAGACATTTCACTGCATTATACAGCCTGTCTCCAAACAAAAAAGGGGGATTGGAATATTTTCTTCCATATTGTATTTGAAAAGAAAGCTCATCTTAGCctttaaaaaattcttattGACCTTTCTTCCCCTGAACGTTTTCCAGGTCTCTGGCTGCTGCCCAAACACTCTCTTCCCTGTGTTACATCCGGTCACAGATCCCTCTCATGCACTCTGTGCCTGCCTGTTCCCTCTAAATACTTTTGGCAACTGTCCATGCCCTcgccctgcagccctgggatcTCATGGTTCCCGTCTGATCTCAGGCCCTTCAGCAATACTGAAACCCATCAGGGAAGCTCCACCAGAAACTGCAGGACAAATGGCACGAGCTCcatctgaaaagaaagcaacaatGCCAGCAGCAGAAATCAGCTACTGTGCAAGTAGAAACTGTTTTGTGTCATGGACTGGCTGAAAAATGGAAGTtgtgcagagagcagggaaaaggtGAGTCACCCTTCCTGTGCTGGTGAAAAGGGAAAGATGAATCGTCCATCCTGGTTTTAATGTTGGTTgcttggtttttggttttttttgggggtttttttttgtttgggtttttttgttttgttttgttttgtttttgtttgctgctttcctACTCTCTGGAGTAGGATAGAAAACTTCTtgataagaattaaaaaataaatctgtgctGGGTTCATATCAGGAAACGGCTTTAAAAACCAGTCCCACAGAAAAGTTAGTAAATCAGTGAGGAATAAGCTATGTCCTTTCATAAACAGTGTGAAAGCAATGAAGTGTCTTGGTGTCCTTGAAAAAACAGCAAGACATGGTGGTAACTCGCACCGCAGCGATCCCTGCAAAACAGAGATGGGATGGGAGGCCCAGGGGCTGGAATTGCTAATAGACCTGGGCAGGGAGgctgctgtgacagctccaagcAAGGGTAGATGATTGTACGGCTTATCTCGGTGGAGGGGTGGCTGGGAAGATTAATGCACAATTTTGGATTCTGGTTATGTCACTGTAAAGGTTAATACACACCAGAGTGCATCCAGCAAACTTTCTAAAAAGGGTCTTGGGCAACCAGAATGGGCTCTGGGACAAATAACCTGAAGGATGCTTCAAACTTGTGAGAAACAAAGTTCCAAGGATTTTTCTTTCACCTGCTATTCAGAGAGAAGGTGTGTTATTTTCAGAAATCAGTGAAGAGACTGTGCCATCTATCACATGCCTGGGAAGATGGAAACTACGTTTGAGGGTGCTCTCCTGGCTGAAATCCATAAGGATAGATGTCTTAGGGATTAATATCACACCATATGGCAGGGGTTCTCCTGCAGAATTGCCAGGAAAGAGGTAACAAACTTCCCTCCCTAGAACTGGCTGCTTCCTGCAGACTGCCATGCTGCTCTCTTTGAACCAGGCAGGAGTTTTGACACCGAAACATTTAATTGCTGTTGGGTGAGTGTCCTGCAAGCCTTTGATTAGAGCAGTGCAGTGCTCATTAGACTGACTCGTTTTAGCAGCTGTCCGAcacaggagaaaagagaaatcatCAGAAGTAAACTCAGGGTTGCTATTTCAAATATTATGACCCACCATTGCTCTGACAGTCTCTGAACAATGGCTGAGTAATGTGGCCAAGCATCCAGAAAAGCCTTCTTCCAGAAAACAAGGATGGCAAATCACATGATGCCCCACGAGATGGGGTGTTTTGCCAAATTACTGCTTCAGGGGAAGTGACAACAATTTCAGTAACTGGAATGTTGCTTCATCACTTTCAGACCCTCAGGATTCCTATTGCCCTTTCTTCCCCACCTCCCACCtcactgttttcatttttaattcatGATGTCTGCCAAAGGTTGGTGGTTACCTCTATTTGCTGCCAGAGGAGcctattttttatcttttaaaatagcTTATACACTCAGAGGAAAATAGGAAGGCTTCAGTGCCTCTTTTAACTACCAGCAAACAATCCTGTAGAGTCAAATGCAGGTATCAAGGGGCACTTAGGAGTAAGACATCACCACAACAGCCTTTTAGTCTCTGTTGAAATAACCTTGATGCACAATTCTCTGTTTTATGCCATGTGAGACACAAGACCAAAACACCAGCAAACTCAACAAGgacaggggttttttttggcaatGTAGCACAGAGCCTTTCATGTTGTGTCTCTAGAACTTGTGTCCAAAATGGCCAACAGATGCATTGGAGCCTTGCGTGCTAGAGACAAAAATGACCGCCTGCAACAAGCTGGAGGTAGATCAACCAGCTAATGTCACCTGCAAAGATTTGAAGACATGATTTTGTCCTCCTCACCATGCACACAGGTCCTGGAATTAATTATATGGTTCAGTGCTCTTTAAATACACTCATAACTGTGATTGTGTAGGCCACATCAATGCTGCAGCACTGTTTTATAACACGTAGTAGTTCTACATTAATGCAGCTAAAACAGTTGGGAAGGATTCTTTTACTGAGACTTTCCTATAAATGTCTGATTCTGTTTCTTCATGACTGTTTGAGCCCTttattccagctgctgccttctATGAAGTATGGCTAATAACAGCACCAGGACCAGCTGGACAATTAATTCCTTAACAGTTGTAAAATGCTCTGGTATTAACAGAGGAGGATTTTGCTGTGTATTTCTCCTTGGTGTTTCTAGGCTGAGTATGCCATTCCTTGAAAGCAGCTGATTTCTGAATagaaacagaaatggaaaatagaaataaaaatgttgtaTACTATCCCTCCCCTTTCATAATGAAGCAGGGACTactatgaaatattttctggatAACAGAATCTCGGATACACATTTTATAGGTCTTTCCAATGGTAGGTTGAGCAGGACTGGACAAAGACCATCCCTGCCACGTGGGACCTGGTCCTGCTGTGAGCTGCCAGGGGCATTTTCATTTGCCCTGGACACAGATGAGTGCGGAGAGACCTTTGGTCACCAACCTGCCTGTGTCCATAGGTGCCCGTAGTTACCAACAAATGCATGTGGAGTGGCATGCAGTTTCAAAAGTCGACAGGGCTTTGTTTTGGCTGTTCAGGCCACCATGAGAGTATTTAGAGGTTGACTGGCCATGGAGACGTATTTCCAAGCATCTTAAAGTCACATCTgatttctttatatttaaacATAGTCCAAACAAAATAAGGGaccattttctttaaataattcTTTGATAAAAATGATGGAGAAATAAAGAACCATTACAAGAAATGCATAAATTAATATACACACATCCTCAAACTGCATTACACCATGAAATCCCAGCTTGCTTCCATGGTTTGAAGATTATTGTACCTGAAGATGCCACACTAAAACCAATTAGTTGCTTGGCCATTTGATGTCCTGAGCAGTGCTCCCTTTCAGCCATTCTTTTCAGTGCTTTCCTGTGTTCCCAGCCAATGAACATGTGATCCATGCTGAGAGACAAGCAGAATGGAGCATATCCCCCCGTGTGGGGATCATCCCATCTAGATACATGTATCTGGGCTGAGAGCTTCAGAATGAAGAAAACTTCTATTCTTTGCACACACCTCtgttataatttttaaatgttaaaaagcATCCTTGCTGAACCTCTGGACACACAAGCACAGTGGATGAGTGGAACATGGTGACAGTGGGACAAGCTGCAGCCAGAGATGAGAGTCCAAGAGATGCGGCCAAAACTGCTCCATGATGGGAGTTTGCTGAGAGATCCTCCTGGTGGGTTTTGGTGGTGAGGAGCTGGGTGTTTCCCAGAGtgtgccagctgcagctctgctccttgtaggggtgcctggaggctggcaTCCTCCGTGACACATCTGCTGGCAGCCATGAGAGGGAGGGGTTCAGGTTTGCTCTGGAGCTTGCCTCCTTTCTGCCAGCCCCACGatgggctgctcctggcacagggagctctgctctgagccccgcagcagcattcccaggatgGCCAGGACTTCCTGCAGGCCCTGGCCAGTGTGGGCACTGCACCCCCGGAGCACCCAGCGGTGCCTTGCCAGCCGCCCCAGCCGCAGCAtctcccccagctcagctggagcCAGCGCTCCCGGCACGTCCTGCTTGTtggccaggaggagcacaggGATGCCGGCCATGCCGGGGTGGCCCAGGGCCTCCTCCAGTGCTGCCATTGCTTCAGCCAGCCGGGCCGTGTCTGTGCTGTCAAGCACGAAGATGAGGGTGTTGATGTCCTCCAGGTAGTTAGGCCAGCTGGTCCGCAGGCTGTCTTGTCCGCCGACATCCCAGAGGGTGAAGGATGTGCCACAGGGTGTTTTCAGAGACTCCACGTTGAATCCCACCGTGGGGCAGGTCTCCACAGCCTGGCCGCTCTTCAGTTTGTACAGAAGGGTGGATTTGCCGGCAAAGTCGAGCCCCAGCATGATAACTCGTGCATCTCTTTTCCTCCAGCCTTTGGAGATCAGCTTCCCCATCAAGATACTGCCGGTGGTGTGTGTGCCAAAAAAAATAGCAAGCAAGGGTATTCCCTCGGTGATGTCAGTCATTAACAGAGAGCTCAGCCCTGCCTCTCCGAAAGAGCACCCTCGGTTTGCTGAAGAAAGATGCGGGCAGCCGGCGTTTGCTTCTCTCTGTAGCTCAAACGAGGTGAGAGCGATTGTGTAtgaggggtgcagcagagcagggagggatgTTCACACCAGCAGCTCCTACACCCCAGCTCCGCTGCCGCTCCTTTTCATTCCGGACCCGAAGTGATTGGTGCGAAAGAGAGATCACATTTTGCAGGAAGAGGTGGGGAGACTGTGGAGTAAGTTTCCTCCTCACCgcatacataaataaataagctTCTGTTCATTGGCTTGTCTAGGAGAAATCCACCCCCGGCAGGACAGGACAAGGAAGAACCCGGGCTTCAGACCAGGGTTACTCCAGGAATTTGCTGAATCACAGCTCAAGGGTGGGGATTGAAAGCCTCTTGAGCAACAGGACTATTTTTCTGCCATTCTTACGTTAAAAAGTACAAAACAAATCACTGTATCATCTGCTTTTACTATCTTTTGTGCAAATGACAAcaacagcaatttaaaaaatgcgCACAAGCATGTTTTTTTAATGGCTCACTGAAATACAATGAGTCAAAATGCCATTCCTGGAGCAAAAATCCGTAAAATTCTTTACATCAAAGTATTTACGacattttaactttttaaagtGAAGCAAAGTCAGtcctctgtggctgcaggggTATAAAAATCCCTTAAAAGAACATAAAACTGTTTAATAAGACAGAACCCCTTGCACTTTCCCTGCCAGAGGCAAAAGTGTGCTGCTGCAACAACTCCCAGACTCGCTTGTTCAAGAGCAGCTGATGACAGCCAGCAGATTCCCGGCAAAGCCAGtatttatttcccttctttATTGGTTGGGTTTAGCTCCTAAGAGGCTGCTCAGAGGTGTGCAGAGCTCACATTACGGCAGTAAGACAGAGCTGCTCTCTAGCCGCCTTTATCtgagaaagaaaggaatttttaacACATCTGTGGGAGATGCAGTTTCCTCAACAATAATCTCCACATGACAGCTCCACGTCACAAGCATTGCTGGGGATGAAGTTCAGCACAGCACGTGGAAGGGACTGTCTGGTCAGTTGGTCACTGAGGGGCATATTTCTTCCTCTGGGGGCAAGATACTTGAGTTTTCCATCTTTGACAGAAAGGAAGatgcatgagaaaaaaaagaacacaagGATTCCAGCCCACTTAGGCTGCATGGGATTGCAAGGGGTGTAAAACAGACCATGTTTTGCAAGATACCTCTGTGATAAATGTCCCTCCCATTGTTAACCCACAGAGCTGGTTGGCACCAAGAGCCTCCACAAGATTTATGCAGCTTGTGGATGTGTAAGATGGGTTTTAACAATTGTGGAATACCGGGTTGGAAGGACATCAAGGATGATTTGGTCCAACCAACCTTTCAAGGCAAAAGTATGGTCTAAaagaagctcagcaccctctCTAGCCTCTCTAGTCACTGGGTGCTGGGGaatccaccacttccctggggagattATTCCAACGGTGGATTGCTCTCATTGTGAAAAGTTATCCCCTTGTGCACAATCAGAATCTCCCCAGGAGTAAATTGTACCCATTAATGctcatttttttccatagaCTCCTTGTAAAAAGGGATTCTCTATCTTCTTTGTAACCACCCTTTGAATATTGGAACACAGTGATCAGGACTTTGATAagcctttttttctcaagaTTCAACAATAAAATTGTGCAGCGCGTGTTCATATGTGATCTTTTCTAAAACCAGTCTGTAAGTGCAAAATTGGCAGAAAGCTCGCTAGATGTGGATAAGAAAAGAGAACTGTAATGTGCAGTGGATTCTGGCCCTTCAGGGCACTGCTTGCGCACCCAAAGTGTGTGTTGTTGCCTGAGGGTTATCCTTTCATCCGTGTTCTTcgctttttaaaataaatccttgaTCTGCTTGTTCACCATTTTGGAATAGCCTTCCCATATTTCATTGTCCTTTAAGATCGGTATAGTTGGTATTTTCAGACATAACAGTGGGTCAAGTAAATTGTGTCTTGATCTTTTCATGTTTCTcctgcctttgctgctgctcattCTCTCTGAGACTTGGCAAGCAGTGGTGACATACATCTGTTTCATCTGACCAGACATTTACAGTACCATAATTCCTTGAAAGTCAATTAAAATATAGGTGCAGAAAGCAGGGGTGGAGACTCCACCATTCAGTGAATAATTGAGCATTTGAAATATGATGTGATGGAGTCTTTGATTGCACTCCCTCACATGCAACAAAAGAAGGctgcttctaaaaaaaaaaaaaaccaaaaaaaaaaaaaaaaaagaaagggaaagagaaaaatgaaaaaggaaaaggaagaaataaagtCAGAATAAAGGATGAAACTAAGCACAGTTTTACTGATGATTCCCTTCAGGTTTTCTATGGCATAGAATACAGTAATTCATGGGCAAATACAGGAAACTCtacattctttttctttttttacatgcTTATACCCTAAGTATTGAaccaattttatttcttcctgacAATTATTCCAAATACAGGGTGCAATCTGTGCCTACAGAGCCTGTTCCACCCACAGCTATGTTACAAAAGCATAGTATTTCCAATAAATAATACATAGGAGCAATTACAAGTCTGTTTAAGATAGAATCTATTGCTGGAACAGAAATGCCAGGTATTAAATAATTCAGACATTGTGTTGAGACAAGGACAGCCCCTATTCAAGCTATGTCTTCTGTGGACAGAATAAATGTTCTTGTCTTTTGTGTCATGTCCCCGAATTCTCAGAAGCAATGCTAATTCCATTTATAGTTTCACAGAATTTCAGTCCATTTATTTGTTTGCTGTTTTTATAGGCATGCATTTTTCTGCTTCCTACATATTCATcccaaaaaaaagcaataatCAGTACTAGTAATACAGGAGAGAATCCTCCTTCCT carries:
- the ARL11 gene encoding ADP-ribosylation factor-like protein 11; protein product: MTDITEGIPLLAIFFGTHTTGSILMGKLISKGWRKRDARVIMLGLDFAGKSTLLYKLKSGQAVETCPTVGFNVESLKTPCGTSFTLWDVGGQDSLRTSWPNYLEDINTLIFVLDSTDTARLAEAMAALEEALGHPGMAGIPVLLLANKQDVPGALAPAELGEMLRLGRLARHRWVLRGCSAHTGQGLQEVLAILGMLLRGSEQSSLCQEQPIVGLAERRQAPEQT